Proteins co-encoded in one Ignavibacteria bacterium genomic window:
- the aroC gene encoding chorismate synthase has product MRYLTAGESHGKTLVVIIEGFPSNLRIDLDKINEELARRQGGYGRGGRMKIEKDTAEIVSGVRFGKTTGSPISVLVKNRDWENWGTKMSVEPVEEEIEKIVIPRPGHADLVGVTKYNLDDIRNSIERSSARETAVRVVAGAFAKQLLSQYGVEISSFVESIGGVNGSGDLYSRLLNKHEVNFAQILTTVEESELRIPDREKEEGIKDRIRLAKKDGDTLGGVFAVVAQGLVPGVGSFVHYDRKLDAAISHSMMSINAVKGVEIGTGFEGAVVPGSMVHDEIILKDGVISRKTNRAGGIEGGTTNGENILVRAAMKPIATLMMPLRSIDLSTFEEIDARRERSDFTAVPACAVIGESVLAWTLAAFYLDKFGGDSVEESVDNFTQYKSKIYQRLRENFGRENEN; this is encoded by the coding sequence ATAAGATATTTAACAGCCGGTGAATCCCACGGCAAAACATTAGTAGTCATCATCGAAGGATTTCCCTCAAATCTTCGCATTGATTTAGATAAAATAAATGAGGAACTTGCCCGCAGGCAAGGCGGATACGGCAGGGGCGGAAGAATGAAAATCGAGAAAGACACCGCCGAAATCGTTTCAGGTGTACGGTTTGGAAAAACCACCGGCTCACCAATATCTGTCCTTGTAAAGAATCGTGACTGGGAGAACTGGGGAACAAAAATGTCGGTTGAACCTGTCGAGGAGGAAATCGAAAAGATAGTCATTCCAAGACCTGGACATGCGGATCTGGTGGGGGTGACCAAATATAATCTCGATGATATACGAAACTCAATCGAAAGATCAAGTGCGAGAGAAACAGCAGTTAGAGTTGTCGCAGGGGCATTCGCAAAACAGTTGTTATCGCAATATGGAGTTGAGATTTCAAGCTTTGTTGAGAGTATTGGGGGAGTTAACGGTTCAGGAGATTTGTATTCCCGATTATTGAACAAACACGAAGTCAATTTTGCTCAGATTCTCACAACAGTTGAGGAGAGTGAGCTCAGGATACCTGACCGCGAAAAAGAGGAAGGAATTAAGGATAGAATTCGACTCGCAAAGAAGGATGGTGACACTCTGGGTGGCGTTTTTGCAGTAGTGGCACAGGGACTGGTTCCCGGAGTCGGCAGTTTTGTTCATTACGACAGGAAACTGGATGCCGCAATTTCTCATTCGATGATGTCGATCAATGCAGTTAAGGGTGTGGAAATCGGGACAGGGTTTGAAGGGGCGGTAGTACCCGGATCGATGGTACATGATGAGATAATTTTGAAAGACGGGGTTATTTCAAGAAAAACCAACAGGGCAGGTGGAATTGAAGGTGGCACGACCAATGGTGAGAATATTTTAGTCAGAGCAGCCATGAAACCAATCGCCACCCTGATGATGCCACTAAGGAGCATTGATCTCTCAACTTTTGAAGAAATTGATGCACGCAGGGAGAGAAGTGATTTTACCGCTGTTCCTGCCTGTGCAGTAATCGGTGAGAGTGTTCTTGCCTGGACACTCGCTGCATTTTATCTCGACAAGTTTGGCGGTGACTCGGTTGAAGAGTCAGTTGACAACTTCACTCAATACAAAAGCAAGATATATCAGAGATTAAGAGAAAATTTTGGGAGGGAAAATGAAAATTAA
- a CDS encoding MBL fold metallo-hydrolase: MKIKSFVFSPFDENTFVVFDEVTKETAIVDPGCYSLEEEQELSDFIDENRLKVKYLINTHCHLDHIFGNNFVKRQYNPEYLIPAKDLFLLENAPKMGRAFGIEMEEVTLPDGFYDENYTFKIGRYIFEPIFTPGHTPGEYCLYCAEEKILIAGDVLFAGSIGRTDLWGGDYDILINSIKSKLLTLPDDTVVYPGHGESTTIGKEKATNTFLV, encoded by the coding sequence ATGAAAATTAAATCGTTTGTCTTCAGTCCTTTTGATGAGAATACTTTTGTGGTCTTCGATGAGGTAACCAAAGAGACCGCGATTGTGGATCCCGGATGTTACAGCCTCGAGGAGGAGCAGGAGCTTTCAGATTTTATTGATGAGAACCGGCTTAAAGTTAAATATCTGATCAATACCCACTGTCATCTTGACCATATTTTCGGAAATAATTTTGTCAAACGGCAATACAACCCTGAATACCTTATTCCGGCAAAAGACCTTTTCCTGCTCGAGAATGCTCCCAAAATGGGTAGGGCATTCGGCATCGAGATGGAAGAAGTAACACTGCCCGATGGATTCTATGATGAAAATTACACTTTCAAAATCGGAAGGTATATATTTGAGCCAATTTTCACACCGGGACATACTCCCGGAGAGTACTGTCTCTATTGTGCCGAAGAGAAAATTTTGATCGCCGGGGATGTACTCTTTGCAGGGAGCATCGGGCGAACTGATCTTTGGGGAGGAGACTACGACATTTTAATCAATTCAATTAAATCAAAATTGTTAACCCTGCCTGATGACACGGTTGTTTATCCCGGGCACGGAGAGAGCACAACGATAGGAAAAGAAAAAGCTACAAATACTTTTCTGGTGTGA